One genomic region from Natrinema caseinilyticum encodes:
- a CDS encoding methyl-accepting chemotaxis protein: MTTVLVAALFFTYVSNTVGPATEERFIDGTDDRSDVAAAWLETNAETASGLATDATIEGGTSGEINERLATAQSDRGDRIAEVHYLDSDGAVFASSGEGANGQNFFEQTGIDGETDGPSGSHQGLTTNETVLSFVSSVERSDGSLRYVAVSVPADRFASLLQTDESSRTIVTNADGESVAAVGEEAAVGDDAVLAAISPSSDDFATGVPDGTDTEYAATSATIDVGDSSFTVTTYDTAATVYGPQNAASSALLGLLFIFVLHLGLVGIVLGGNISLNLRRLANKAERMGDGDLTVDLETDRVDEVGILYRSFATMRDSLKTTLDDLEEQRERARDAQQQTEQHNDELVAEAERYSEVMSACADGDLERRLESETDHDAMVSIARAFNEMIADLEKAVAQVKSISADVARTSTEVQTSSDEIRRASAEVTTSVQEISNGSAKQAEDLSVATTEVKEMSATVEEVAAATSNIAKQSNQVDELAADGQQAAEETTMEMHTASEQTEAVAETIRALDEEADQIQEIVELIDEIAGQTNMLALNAAIESSRTQSASNDGGGFQAVADEVKELATQTQAAVEDVETMIESIQQRAAKSAAQIEEAETVIGSATDGVDDLSRKLDRIATEIEQVAAGVEEIDQATDEQAGSAEELATIVQNVASVADETTSQAQQVAAAAEETTATISDVSTEATRLDDRATDLANAVDEFTVSESPADPTNAAVWDGDSR; this comes from the coding sequence GTGACGACGGTTCTCGTCGCCGCGCTCTTTTTCACCTACGTCTCCAACACGGTGGGACCGGCCACGGAAGAACGGTTCATCGACGGAACTGACGACCGGAGCGACGTCGCAGCAGCCTGGCTCGAAACGAACGCGGAGACGGCGTCGGGACTCGCCACCGATGCGACCATCGAAGGGGGGACGAGCGGGGAAATCAACGAACGGCTCGCGACGGCACAGTCCGATCGGGGGGATCGGATCGCCGAAGTTCACTATCTCGACAGCGACGGAGCCGTCTTTGCGAGTAGCGGGGAGGGCGCGAACGGCCAGAATTTCTTCGAGCAGACCGGTATCGACGGCGAAACCGACGGTCCGAGCGGCTCCCACCAGGGGCTGACGACCAACGAAACGGTCCTCTCGTTCGTCAGCAGCGTCGAACGCTCCGATGGAAGTCTGCGATACGTGGCCGTCTCAGTTCCCGCCGACAGGTTCGCGTCTCTCCTTCAGACGGACGAATCTAGCCGAACGATCGTCACGAACGCTGACGGCGAATCGGTCGCGGCGGTCGGCGAGGAAGCAGCGGTCGGCGACGACGCGGTCCTGGCGGCAATCTCGCCGAGTTCGGACGACTTCGCTACCGGCGTCCCCGACGGGACCGACACGGAGTACGCGGCGACGTCGGCGACGATCGACGTCGGCGACAGTTCGTTTACGGTCACGACGTACGATACCGCGGCGACAGTCTACGGGCCACAAAACGCCGCTTCGTCGGCGTTGCTCGGCTTGCTGTTTATCTTCGTCCTCCACCTCGGGCTCGTCGGAATCGTCCTCGGCGGCAACATCTCCCTGAACCTTCGCCGGCTCGCGAACAAAGCCGAACGAATGGGGGACGGTGATCTCACGGTCGACCTCGAGACCGACCGGGTCGACGAAGTGGGAATCCTCTACAGATCGTTCGCGACGATGCGGGACTCGCTCAAGACGACGCTCGACGATCTGGAAGAGCAACGCGAACGCGCACGCGATGCCCAGCAACAAACCGAACAGCACAATGACGAACTCGTGGCCGAAGCCGAACGGTACAGCGAAGTCATGTCGGCGTGTGCCGACGGTGACCTCGAGCGCCGTCTCGAGTCCGAAACGGACCACGATGCGATGGTGTCGATCGCCCGGGCGTTCAACGAGATGATCGCGGACCTCGAGAAGGCGGTCGCACAGGTCAAATCGATCTCGGCGGACGTCGCCAGGACGAGCACCGAGGTTCAGACCAGTTCCGACGAGATTCGGCGGGCGAGCGCGGAGGTTACCACGTCGGTCCAGGAGATTTCGAACGGGTCCGCCAAACAGGCGGAGGATCTGTCCGTTGCGACGACGGAAGTCAAAGAGATGTCCGCGACGGTCGAGGAGGTCGCCGCCGCGACGAGCAACATCGCCAAGCAGTCCAACCAGGTCGACGAACTGGCGGCGGACGGCCAGCAGGCGGCCGAGGAAACGACGATGGAAATGCACACGGCGAGCGAACAGACGGAGGCCGTCGCGGAGACGATCCGCGCGCTGGACGAGGAAGCGGACCAGATCCAGGAGATCGTCGAACTGATCGACGAGATCGCCGGCCAGACCAATATGCTCGCGTTGAACGCGGCCATCGAGTCATCGCGAACGCAAAGTGCTTCGAACGACGGCGGCGGTTTCCAGGCCGTCGCCGACGAGGTCAAAGAACTCGCAACACAGACGCAAGCGGCGGTCGAGGACGTCGAAACCATGATCGAATCGATACAACAGCGGGCGGCGAAAAGCGCGGCGCAGATCGAGGAAGCCGAAACGGTGATCGGATCGGCAACCGACGGGGTCGACGATCTCTCGCGAAAACTCGACCGGATCGCGACAGAAATCGAGCAGGTGGCTGCGGGGGTCGAAGAGATCGATCAGGCGACCGACGAACAGGCCGGGTCCGCCGAAGAGTTGGCGACGATCGTTCAGAACGTCGCGAGCGTCGCCGACGAGACGACCTCGCAGGCACAGCAGGTCGCCGCGGCCGCCGAGGAGACGACCGCGACGATCAGCGACGTCTCGACCGAAGCGACGCGCCTCGACGATCGAGCGACGGATCTCGCGAATGCCGTCGACGAGTTCACCGTCTCGGAGTCGCCGGCCGATCCGACGAACGCGGCCGTCTGGGACGGTGATTCGCGATGA
- a CDS encoding bacteriorhodopsin: MIPPETLYRIMFYAMAVAAGFFLVWISRLPQEKRRYYLIIPIICGITSLAYFSMSTQQFFVTNPTGQPVQVGRYIEYFTVGPMMVTITCMVAGASRRQLIATNAVMVSWTSATVAGYFLTEPAVYAANIANFALLGLLAYILVWPITRQSGKQGGERVLLYGKLRNLLLILFGGYLVLGLLSRQGFGLLDAFSGIFLGIYLDALTRIGFGVLVFRATDATDQLIAEIGSDDAGDGGVTLEKGDPAD; the protein is encoded by the coding sequence ATGATTCCCCCGGAAACGCTCTACCGGATCATGTTCTACGCGATGGCGGTGGCTGCCGGGTTCTTCCTGGTCTGGATCTCGCGGTTACCCCAGGAAAAGCGCCGATACTACCTCATCATCCCGATCATCTGCGGGATAACGTCCCTCGCGTACTTCAGCATGTCAACGCAACAGTTTTTCGTGACGAACCCGACCGGCCAACCGGTTCAGGTGGGTCGCTACATCGAATACTTCACCGTGGGACCGATGATGGTGACCATCACGTGCATGGTCGCCGGCGCATCGCGCCGGCAGTTGATCGCCACCAACGCCGTCATGGTGTCGTGGACGAGCGCCACGGTCGCCGGCTACTTCCTCACGGAACCGGCGGTGTACGCGGCGAATATCGCCAATTTCGCGCTCCTGGGCTTGCTCGCGTATATTCTGGTCTGGCCGATCACGCGCCAATCCGGCAAACAGGGCGGCGAGCGCGTCCTGCTCTACGGGAAACTGCGAAACCTGCTGTTGATACTCTTTGGCGGCTACCTCGTCCTCGGCCTCCTGTCGCGACAGGGATTCGGACTGCTCGACGCATTCAGCGGAATCTTCCTCGGGATCTACCTCGACGCCCTCACTCGAATCGGATTCGGCGTGCTGGTGTTCCGGGCGACCGACGCGACCGACCAACTGATCGCCGAGATCGGATCGGACGACGCGGGTGACGGCGGGGTCACCCTCGAGAAGGGCGACCCGGCCGACTGA
- a CDS encoding YqjF family protein, giving the protein MNEQRTDLLRRAVAGGSSSNVTHVASMTWRDGLFIHWPVDPDQLRPHIPGQLTLETRDGRAWVSALPFVLTNVGLRGTPSITRLAFAGIGVRTSVRRRGERGVYFFSIDIGNSWIASTVGRAVRLPVSRARVRVGATEDNHVAFSCERLRRDADVPARFAASYRPDGETFTARPDTLAYWLTAHRRFYGSTESAILTGEIAHDPWLLQPAAATIHENTMLETNGLPAPTGEPVVHYADELSMTASVPRRMRT; this is encoded by the coding sequence ATGAACGAACAACGTACGGATCTGCTTCGGCGGGCGGTTGCAGGTGGGTCGTCGTCGAACGTCACACACGTCGCATCCATGACATGGCGCGACGGATTGTTCATACACTGGCCGGTCGATCCGGACCAGCTCCGCCCGCATATTCCGGGGCAACTGACCCTCGAGACGCGTGACGGACGGGCCTGGGTGAGCGCCCTCCCGTTCGTCCTGACGAACGTCGGATTGCGGGGGACGCCGTCGATAACGCGGCTGGCATTCGCCGGAATCGGCGTTCGGACGTCCGTCCGACGGCGGGGCGAGAGGGGCGTCTACTTCTTCAGTATCGATATCGGAAACTCGTGGATCGCGTCGACCGTCGGTCGGGCGGTGAGACTCCCCGTCTCCCGCGCCCGAGTACGAGTCGGCGCGACCGAAGACAATCACGTCGCGTTCTCGTGCGAACGGCTGAGACGAGACGCCGACGTCCCCGCCAGGTTCGCCGCATCCTACCGCCCCGACGGGGAGACGTTCACTGCCAGACCGGACACGCTCGCGTACTGGCTCACCGCGCACCGGCGGTTCTACGGGTCGACCGAGAGCGCCATACTGACCGGCGAGATCGCCCACGATCCGTGGCTGCTCCAACCGGCCGCTGCGACGATCCACGAGAACACGATGCTCGAGACCAACGGCCTCCCGGCGCCGACCGGCGAACCGGTCGTCCACTACGCCGACGAACTGTCGATGACCGCCTCGGTGCCGCGTCGGATGCGAACGTAA
- a CDS encoding ornithine cyclodeaminase family protein yields MNTLLLDGDDVDEYARLDTVIDAVERAFAAFENGTTQMPAKSYIDLPQYNGDFRSMPAYLDTGEWDAAGVKWVNVHPDNPADHDLPTVLGTMIYSDPETAFPLSIMDGTALTMKRTGAAAAVATDHLAVDGASSLGLVGAGVQSYTQLEAISEVRPIETVVVSDPDDERVTRFVEAFEDRFDVRGGSISEAGHCDVLSTVTPVREPIVGRADVGDRTHVNAIGADAEGKHELADELLEAATVVIDDHEQCTHSGEINVPYRAGTLTDADIHGEIGELVVGAKAGRTDDTGITVFDSTGLAIQDVAAARVVYETARENDAGYEFAIVDTGQ; encoded by the coding sequence ATGAACACGCTCCTTCTGGACGGCGACGACGTCGACGAATACGCGCGACTCGATACCGTCATCGACGCCGTCGAGCGGGCATTCGCGGCCTTCGAGAACGGCACGACGCAGATGCCCGCGAAATCGTACATCGACCTGCCGCAGTACAACGGCGACTTCCGCTCGATGCCCGCGTACCTCGATACGGGCGAGTGGGACGCCGCCGGAGTAAAGTGGGTCAACGTCCATCCGGACAATCCCGCCGACCACGACCTGCCGACGGTCCTGGGAACGATGATCTACTCCGACCCCGAGACCGCGTTCCCGCTTTCGATCATGGACGGCACGGCCCTCACGATGAAACGAACCGGCGCGGCGGCCGCCGTCGCGACCGACCACCTGGCCGTCGACGGCGCCTCGAGTCTCGGACTCGTCGGGGCCGGCGTCCAGTCCTATACGCAACTCGAGGCGATCAGCGAGGTGCGCCCGATCGAGACGGTCGTCGTCTCGGATCCCGACGACGAGCGGGTGACGCGGTTCGTCGAGGCCTTCGAGGACCGGTTCGACGTCCGCGGCGGCTCGATTTCCGAGGCCGGGCACTGCGACGTTCTGTCGACGGTGACGCCCGTCAGAGAGCCGATCGTTGGCCGCGCGGACGTCGGCGATCGCACGCACGTCAACGCCATCGGGGCGGATGCCGAGGGGAAACACGAACTGGCCGACGAGTTACTCGAGGCGGCGACGGTCGTCATCGACGACCACGAGCAGTGTACTCACTCGGGCGAGATCAACGTCCCCTACCGGGCGGGAACGCTGACCGATGCGGACATCCACGGCGAAATCGGCGAACTGGTCGTGGGTGCGAAAGCGGGCCGAACGGACGACACCGGCATCACCGTCTTCGACTCGACCGGACTCGCGATCCAGGATGTCGCGGCCGCCCGTGTCGTGTACGAAACTGCCCGAGAGAACGACGCCGGCTACGAGTTCGCGATCGTCGATACCGGCCAGTAG
- the thsA gene encoding thermosome subunit alpha, with protein MGNQPLIVLSEDSQRTSGKDAQSMNVQAGKAVAESVRTTLGPKGMDKMLVDSSGNVIVTNDGVTLLSEMEIDHPAADMIVEVAETQEDEVGDGTTSAVVVAGELLSQAEDLLDQDIHATTLAQGYREAAEEATDALEEIAIDVDEDDTDVLEQIAATAMTGKGAESAKDLLSELVVEAVRAVADDDGVETDNIKVEKVVGGSIENSELVEGVIVDKERVSENMPYFAEDASVAIVDGALEIKETEIDAEVNVTDPDQLEQFLEQEEAQLREMAETVADVGADVVFVDGGIDDMAQHYLAKEGIIAVRRVKSSDQSQLARATGATPVSTVDDLSEDDLGFAGSVAQKEIAGDQRIFVEDVDDAQAVTLILRGGTEHVIDEVDRAIEDSLGVVQTTIEDGKVLAGGGAPEIDVSLALRDYADSVGGREQLAVEAFADALEVIPRTLAENAGLDPIDSLVELRSAHDGGDTGAGLDAYTGDTIDMDAEGVYEPLRVKTQAIESATEAAVMLLRIDDVIAAGDLAVSHDDDEEEMPGGPGGGMGGGMGGMGGGMGGMM; from the coding sequence GGAGGACAGCCAGCGGACCTCCGGCAAAGATGCGCAGTCGATGAACGTTCAGGCCGGGAAGGCCGTCGCCGAGTCGGTACGGACGACACTCGGTCCGAAGGGGATGGACAAGATGCTCGTGGACTCCTCGGGCAACGTCATCGTCACGAACGACGGCGTCACACTCCTTTCGGAGATGGAGATCGACCACCCCGCGGCCGACATGATCGTCGAAGTCGCGGAAACGCAGGAAGACGAGGTCGGAGACGGCACCACCAGCGCCGTCGTCGTCGCCGGTGAACTCCTCAGTCAGGCCGAAGACCTGCTCGATCAGGACATCCACGCGACCACCCTCGCCCAGGGGTATCGCGAGGCCGCCGAAGAAGCGACCGACGCGCTCGAGGAGATCGCCATCGACGTCGACGAGGACGACACGGACGTCCTCGAGCAGATCGCCGCGACGGCGATGACGGGCAAGGGTGCGGAAAGCGCCAAGGACCTGCTCTCGGAACTGGTCGTCGAAGCCGTCCGGGCCGTCGCCGACGACGACGGCGTCGAGACGGACAACATCAAAGTCGAGAAGGTCGTCGGCGGGTCCATCGAGAACTCCGAACTCGTCGAGGGCGTCATCGTCGACAAGGAGCGCGTCTCCGAAAACATGCCGTACTTCGCCGAGGACGCCTCGGTCGCGATCGTCGACGGTGCCCTCGAGATCAAGGAGACGGAGATCGACGCCGAGGTCAACGTCACCGATCCCGATCAGCTCGAGCAGTTCCTCGAGCAGGAAGAGGCGCAGCTCCGCGAGATGGCCGAGACGGTCGCCGACGTCGGCGCCGACGTCGTCTTCGTCGATGGCGGTATCGACGACATGGCCCAGCACTACCTCGCGAAGGAGGGCATCATCGCGGTTCGCCGCGTCAAGTCCAGCGATCAGTCGCAGCTGGCCCGAGCGACCGGTGCCACTCCCGTCTCGACGGTCGATGACCTCTCCGAGGACGACCTCGGATTCGCCGGCAGCGTCGCACAGAAGGAGATCGCTGGCGACCAGCGCATCTTCGTCGAGGACGTCGACGACGCCCAGGCCGTCACGCTGATCCTCCGCGGCGGAACCGAACACGTCATCGACGAGGTCGACCGCGCGATCGAGGACTCCCTCGGCGTCGTCCAGACGACCATCGAGGACGGCAAGGTTCTCGCCGGCGGCGGCGCACCCGAGATCGACGTTTCGCTCGCGCTCCGTGACTACGCCGACTCCGTCGGCGGCCGCGAACAGCTCGCCGTCGAAGCCTTTGCCGACGCGCTCGAGGTTATCCCGCGCACCCTGGCCGAGAACGCCGGACTGGACCCCATCGACTCGCTCGTCGAACTCCGAAGCGCCCACGACGGCGGCGACACCGGTGCCGGTCTCGACGCCTACACCGGCGACACCATCGACATGGACGCCGAGGGCGTGTACGAGCCGCTTCGCGTGAAGACCCAGGCCATCGAGTCCGCCACCGAGGCGGCCGTCATGCTGTTGCGCATCGACGACGTCATCGCCGCGGGCGACCTCGCGGTCTCTCACGACGACGACGAAGAAGAGATGCCCGGCGGCCCCGGCGGCGGCATGGGCGGCGGCATGGGCGGCATGGGCGGCGGCATGGGCGGCATGATGTAG